The following proteins are encoded in a genomic region of Triticum dicoccoides isolate Atlit2015 ecotype Zavitan chromosome 1B, WEW_v2.0, whole genome shotgun sequence:
- the LOC119326702 gene encoding 60S ribosomal protein L18-2-like — protein MGIDLVAGGRNKRTKRVAPKSDDVYLKLLVKLYRFLVRRTKSKFNAVILKRLFMSKTNRPPLSMRRLSNFMKGKEEKNIAVVVGTITDDMRIQEVPAMKVTALRFTETARARIVNAGGECLTFDQLALRAPTGENTILLRGPKNAREAVRHFGKAPGVPHSHTKPYVRSKGRKFEKARGRRNSRGFKV, from the exons ATG GGTATcgacctcgtcgccggcgggaGGAACAAGAGGACCAAGCGCGTCGCGCCCAAGTCCGACGATGTCTACCTCAAGCTCCTCGTCAAG CTCTACCGTTTCCTGGTGAGGAGGACCAAGAGCAAGTTCAACGCCGTCATCCTCAAGAGGCTCTTCATGAGCAAGACTAACCGCCCGCCGCTCTCCATGCGCCGCCTCTCCAACTTCATGAAGGGAAAG GAGGAGAAGAACATTGCTGTGGTTGTTGGTACAATCACAGATGACATGCGGATCCAAGAGGTCCCAGCAATGAAGGTTACCGCTCTGAGGTTCACAGAGACAGCGAGGGCAAGGATTGTCAATGCTGGTGGGGAGTGCCTCACTTTTGACCAGCTTGCACTCCGTGCTCCAACTGGGGAGAACACT ATCCTGTTGAGGGGACCCAAGAATGCCCGTGAGGCGGTGAGGCACTTCGGCAAAGCACCTGGTGTGCCGCACAGCCATACCAAGCCCTATGTGCGCTCCAAGGGTAGGAAGTTTGAGAAGGCTCGTGGTAGGAGGAACAGCCGTGGCTTCAAGGTTTAA